TCATGTCGGGATCTTCCCACTTGCTCTCGGGATGCTCGACGAGTTGCTCAAGGCGTCGCGTGCAAAAATAGCTGATGAGTCGTGCTGTGTTGTCGTGAATGTGGCCGAGTGGCGCATCTGGTAATATCCCTACATGGCTATCAATGAGAGTACCCGGAGTGCCGGGATTCGCTTCGCTCATCCCAGCTTACTGTACCTAACATCCAGTACCGCATGGGGCAGGATACCGAAGGCGATGAGGAGCGCTGATGGCGCGTAGATCACAAAAAACCGGCGGTATCCCGACGTTCGCTGAATTTTCCCGCGCTGATGGAGGTGATTCGGCAGGTGCACGAGCATTGTACGGCGCAGGCCAATCGTGCGGTTGCCGAAGCCTACGGCCTCGACCTCGACGACCTCGCTTACATCCTCGCTATTCTTCCGGTCTTAGGTCGTAATCGCCAGAGATTTCACACTTTCTTGTCCTCAAGAGTGCCGAAGTTGTAGATGGCTATTGCATGGGATGCATTTATTTCTTGCATTTTGTATTGTGCAATTCTAGTATTCAGATACGGAAGCAGACACGCCCCGAAAAGGAAAGGAGCAACCACATGGCACGAAAGACTGTGAGTTTTACCGAGAGCGGCATCGCCGGGCTGTCGGATAACAAGCCAGTGGTCTACCGAATACAGACCGAAAGCGGTAGGACCAACTACGTCGGCGTTGCTAAACGCGGGCGGGTGCAGGAGCGCCTCGCCGAGCATCTGCCCGGCGGGAAGGATTATGTGCCGGGAGCGAAAGTGCGGATCGAGCAGGCAAAGAGCATCGAGCGGGTCAAGCAGACCGAAGCGCGCGTGATCGCCCACTCGAACCCGAGGTACAACGAGCAAGGCAAGACGAAATAGGACAGCCATGGTTGAACTCATCAGCCGTCGTCTCAAGTATGCCCGGGAGAAGTGTGGTCTTACGCAGGTCGAGCTTTCTGTCAAGCTTGGCTTCAAGGACCGCCAGACCGTGGCGGCGATCGAGGCTGGGCAACGGAAGCTCAGCGCCGAGGAGCTGCTACGCTCGATGCAGGTTCTTGGCGTGGATCTCGATTACTTCACCGATCCCTTCCGCTTGGTCGGGGAAGGCAGGTTTTCCTGGCGGACGGCCACGGACACCAACGCGAGTCTGCTCGACGCTTTCGAGGATCGCGCCGGGCGGTGGATCGCGCTCTACCGCAAACTTGGCGAAGAAAAGGACGCGTCGCCGAGCCCGCTTCAGCCCCGGCTGACGCTCACGGAGAAGAGCAGTTACGAAGAGGCGCGCGAAGCCGCGGAGGCCTTGGGGTGCGAGTGGGAGCTGGGCGAGATCCCTGCGCTCACGCTTTCCGAACGCGTTGAGGAAAAGCTCGGCGCCCTCGTACTCTATGTAGCTGCGCCGAAGGGCATTTCCGGCGCGGCCTGCCTTTTGCAGGGTGTGAACGTGATTCTAGTCAACCGCAGCGATCCGGAAGGCCGCCGGCACTACGATCTGGCGCACGAGATTTTTCACCTCCTCACCTGGGAGCA
This Candidatus Methylomirabilota bacterium DNA region includes the following protein-coding sequences:
- a CDS encoding helix-turn-helix domain-containing protein encodes the protein MVELISRRLKYAREKCGLTQVELSVKLGFKDRQTVAAIEAGQRKLSAEELLRSMQVLGVDLDYFTDPFRLVGEGRFSWRTATDTNASLLDAFEDRAGRWIALYRKLGEEKDASPSPLQPRLTLTEKSSYEEAREAAEALGCEWELGEIPALTLSERVEEKLGALVLYVAAPKGISGAACLLQGVNVILVNRSDPEGRRHYDLAHEIFHLLTWEQMPPEHREGEIPRGGKGKRIEQLADNFASALLMPERTLSPRWRARGSTDIHHWLNTTATDLLVTASALKWRLVQLEWLGRDGLLEIRDDRLTANGRPRQPLPLPKLFSHAFAQRLREALSKGNLSVRRAASLVEMTIEDLADLFKAYGLPVPFDL